One genomic segment of Desulforamulus reducens MI-1 includes these proteins:
- a CDS encoding ferredoxin family protein has translation MSITVEEKLGVNKYFVDEGNAHIEIDPAYPDMKEKMKLVNACPAGLYKLNENETLSFDYAGCLECGTCRILCLGTVVKKWEFPEGTMGVEFRYG, from the coding sequence ATGAGTATAACCGTTGAGGAAAAACTGGGAGTCAATAAATATTTTGTTGATGAAGGGAATGCCCATATAGAGATAGACCCTGCCTATCCTGATATGAAGGAGAAAATGAAGCTTGTAAATGCCTGTCCGGCAGGCTTGTACAAGCTCAATGAAAATGAAACCTTATCCTTTGATTATGCCGGCTGTCTAGAATGTGGTACTTGCAGAATCTTGTGTTTAGGCACAGTTGTAAAGAAATGGGAGTTTCCTGAGGGCACAATGGGTGTAGAATTCCGATACGGATAA